The proteins below come from a single Mus musculus strain C57BL/6J chromosome 5, GRCm38.p6 C57BL/6J genomic window:
- the Sh3tc1 gene encoding SH3 domain and tetratricopeptide repeat-containing protein 1 isoform X2 has product MSSRSSVPRCLACPGVWAGTWPLASLESAIFLSEEERSFFRSEGHFSDEDARRLLSRTSGTDVCTTCSLDWLEEAEGEQLEQREMSLPHLNPEPHGTLQMVKNILEKCKACPDHPEAPVSWSLGGVSRRASSLDLEEPRFCLDPEDDWTDPEPLDSLLQVLNAPGYGAHFRSLYDISLPWLSTALYGFDDEEELAERLAQARGVAKKVDLSMALARLCLLLGRLCARKLKLSQARVYFEEALGALEGSFGDLSLVAAVYSSLTTVYLKQKNAEKCVQVAPKAAALLLGTPGHSCNADAELLKYALRRVICGLSPQAEARACFLLARHYTHLKQPEEALPYLERLLRLNRDAGSPQASWPEDCYLLLADIYGRKCLPHLALSCLRVSSLWTRCSLPGSLRSVDLVLQNVPGPNSQRRAGHSLPSQIAYYLRQALASLAPGTGQALRGPLYASLAQLYSHHQQYSQAIAFMSQAAEADTAAGVHPVVDRLVALAWLHMLCGNSLVAMDILKCISDAAVANKDQECVMMNMVAMALKRMGRTRQAAEGYFRALHMAYAQGHLQSQAVVLANFGALCLQAGARSLAQHYLREAVGLFSQVPSGVCGRDFTQVLLWLGQLCTRRALPQQAKCYYEWAFLVAVETDHLESQLQAVQKLCLFYSKVMPNEVRCVIYHEFQLALARKTANKVLEGQLLEAISQLYLSLGTERAYKSALDYTKRSLGIFIDLQQKEKEARAWLQAGKIYYILRQNELVDLYIQVAQNAALYTGDPKLGLELFEAAGDIFFNGTWEREKAVSFYRDRALPLAVTVGDQEVELRLCNKLVALLSALEAPQEGLEFAHEALALSITLGDRLNERVAYHRLATLHHRLGHGELAEHFFLKALSLCSSPLEFDEETLYYVKVYLVLGDIIFYDLKDPFDAAGYYQLALAAAVDLGHKKAQLKIYTRLATIYHHFLVDREMSLFFYQKARTFASELNLRRTNLVPQRFCGRAPWLAPGHPS; this is encoded by the exons CCTGGAAAGTGCCATTTTCCTCAGTGAGGAAGAAAGGTCATTCTTCAGAAGTGAGGGCCACTTCTCAGACGAAGATGCCCGGCGGCTCCTGAGCAGGACATCTGGCACAgatgtgtgcaccacatgcagcCTGG ACTGGTTAGAAGAAGCTGAGGGCGAACAGCTGGAGCAACGAG AAATGTCTCTGCCTCACCTGAACCCAGAACCACATGGGACTCTGCAGATGGTAAAGAACATTTTAGAAAAGTGCAAGGCCTGCCCTGACCACCCCGAAGCCCCGGTGTCCTGGAGCCTTGGAGGGGTGTCCAGAAGAGCGAGTTCACTGGACCTTGAGGAGCCCCGCTTCTGCCTGGATCCTGAGGATGACTGGACAGACCCCGAGCCTCTGGACTCACTGCTGCAGGTCCTGAATGCCCCTGGTTATGGGGCCCACTTCCGGAGCCTGTACGATATCTCACTTCCCTGGCTGAGCACCGCACTCTATggctttgatgatgaagaagagctGGCTGAACGATTGGCACAGGCCCGAGGAGTTGCCAAGAAAGTCGACTTGAGCATGGCCCTGGCAAGGCTCTGCCTCCTGCTGGGGCGTCTGTGTGCCCGAAAGCTCAAACTATCCCAGGCCCGGGTGTACTTTGAAGAGgcactgggagctctggaggggagTTTTGGGGACCTCTCCCTGGTGGCGGCAGTGTATAGCAGCCTGACTACTGTGTACCTAAAGCAGAAGAACGCAGAGAAGTGTGTGCAGGTGGCACCCAAAGCAGCGGCACTGCTCCTGGGGACACCCGGCCACTCCTGCAACGCAGATGCGGAGCTGCTGAAGTATGCGCTGCGCAGGGTCATCTGTGGCCTCAGCCCACAGGCCGAGGCCCGGGCCTGCTTCCTGCTGGCCAGGCACTACACCCACCTCAAACAGCCTGAGGAGGCCCTGCCATACCTGGAGAGACTGCTTCGCCTCAACAGGGATGCAGGGAGCCCACAGGCCTCATGGCCTGAAGACTGTTACCTGCTTCTGGCTGACATTTATGGCCGGAAATGCCTGCCCCATCTGGCGTTGAGCTGCCTCAGAGTGTCCTCACTGTGGACAAGGTGCTCTCTGCCTGGCTCCTTGAGGAGTGTGGACCTGGTACTCCAGAATGTTCCTGGGCCAAACAGCCAAAGGAGGGCAGGTCATAGCCTTCCCTCCCAGATTGCTTACTACCTCAGACAGGCATTGGCCTCTCTGGCTCCTGGCACAGGACAGGCACTGCGTGGGCCGCTCTATGCCAGCCTGGCTCAACTGTACAGTCACCACCAGCAGTACAGCCAGGCCATTGCCTTCATGTCTCAGGCTGCAGAAGCTGACACTGCAGCTGGGGTCCACCCTGTCGTGGACCGCTTGGTGGCCCTCGCCTGGTTGCACATGCTTTGTGGGAACAGCTTAGTAGCCATGGACATCCTGAAGTGCATCTCAGATGCAGCCGTGGCCAATAAGGACCAGGAGTGTGTTATGATGAACATGGTGGCCATGGCCCTGAAGAGGATGGGCAGGACCCGACAGGCTGCTGAAGGCTACTTCCGAGCTCTGCACATGGCCTATGCACAGGGCCACctgcagagccaggcagtggtccTGGCTAACTTTGGGGCCCTGTGTCTGCAAGCTGGTGCACGCAGCTTGGCCCAGCACTACCTGCGCGAGGCTGTGGGGCTCTTCTCCCAGGTGCCCAGTGGCGTGTGTGGCCGGGACTTCACCCAGGTGCTCCTGTGGTTGGGCCAACTGTGCACACGCCGGGCCCTCCCGCAGCAGGCTAAGTGCTACTACGAGTGGGCCTTTCTGGTGGCCGTGGAGACAGACCATCTGGAGA GTCAGTTACAGGCTGTGCAGAAGCTGTGCCTCTTCTACAGCAAGGTGATGCCCAATGAGGTGCGATGTGTCATCTACCACGAGTTCCAACTGGCACTGGCACGCAAGACCGCCAACAAGGTGCTGGAGGGACAGCTGCTGGAGGCCATCAGCCAGCTCTACCTGTCGCTGGGCACTGAGCG GGCCTACAAGTCGGCTCTGGATTACACTAAACGGAGCCTGGGGATTTTCATCGACCTgcagcagaaggagaaggaggcacGCGCCTGGCTGCAGGCAGGGAAGATCTACTATATCCTGCGTCAGAATGAGCTGGTGGACTTATACATCCAG GTGGCACAGAATGCAGCCCTGTATACTGGGGACCCCAAGCTGGGCCTGGAACTGTTTGAGGCAGCAGGGGACATTTTCTTCAATGGGACCTGGGAGCGGGAGAAAGCTGTGTCCTTCTACCGG GACCGGGCACTGCCCCTGGCTGTGACTGTAGGAGACCAGGAAGTGGAACTGCGCCTGTGCAACAAGCTGGTGGCCCTTCTGTCCGCGCTGGAGGCACCCCAGGAGGGCCTGGAGTTTGCCCATGAGGCCTTGGCACTCAGCATCACCCTAG gtgaCCGCCTGAATGAGCGAGTGGCCTACCACAGGCTAGCCACCCTGCACCACCGGCTGGGCCACGGGGAACTGGCTGAGCACTTCTTCCTCAAGGCCCTGTCACTCTGCAGCTCGCCCCTGGAATTCGATGAGGAGACCCTGTACTATGTGAAGGTCTACCTGGTGCTGGGTGACATCATCTTCTATGACCTGAAG GACCCGTTTGATGCAGCTGGGTATTACCAGCTGGCACTGGCAGCAGCCGTGGACCTGGGCCACAAGAAAGCCCAGCTGAAGATCTACACCCGCCTGGCTACCATCTACCACCACTTCCTCGTGGACCGTGAGATGTCCCTCTTCTTCTACCAGAAAGCAAGGACCTTTGCCTCAGAACTGAACCTCCGCAGGACCAACCTGGTGCCCCAGCGCTTCTGTGGCCGGGCACCCTGGCTGGCCCCTGGCCACCCATCCTGA